A window of the Linepithema humile isolate Giens D197 chromosome 4, Lhum_UNIL_v1.0, whole genome shotgun sequence genome harbors these coding sequences:
- the MED28 gene encoding mediator of RNA polymerase II transcription subunit 28 isoform X2: protein MATPTNSNGNLVDEFEEAFQQCLSILTKDEGLGNNGTGASGGLTVDKDEGRAEMEQATMRFVDLARQMEAFFLQKRFLLSALKPELVVKEEIQELKIELARKEELIKRHNEKIAVWQNMLSDLQGWAQSPAQGPAPSGLPNANQSGQNQQAAGGSSNASIQQQQMLQHQQQLQQQLQQQQQQQQQHPQLQQQLQHPLQQQVQQGTGGPPTSGLQGVGVPVNQQGMFMAQGVAGGRATGFPVGGMGSSALQGPLAYLEKTTSNIGMPERRS, encoded by the exons ATGGCGACGCCGACTAATAGTAACGGTAACCTCGTTGACGAATTCGAAGAAGCATTTCAG CAATGTTTAAGCATATTGACAAAGGACGAAGGTTTAGGCAACAATGGGACTGGCGCGTCTGGAGGTTTGACAGTGGATAAAGATGAAGGCCGCGCAGAAATGGAACAAGCCACTATGAGGTTTGTAGACCTAGCCAGGCAGATGGAAGCCTTTTTTCTGCAAAAGCGATTCCTGCTGTCCGCACTGAAGCCTGAGCTAGTTGTTAAAGAGGAAAttcaagaattaaaaatagaattggCCCGCAAAGAAGAGCTCATAAAAAGGCATAATGAGAAAATCGCTGTTTGGCAAAATATGTTGTCAGACTTACAAGGATGGGCACAGTCCCCTGCTCAAGGACCAGCACCCAGTG GATTACCCAATGCAAATCAAAGCGGACAGAACCAGCAGGCTGCAGGTGGCAGTAGTAATGCTTCAATACAGCAACAGCAAATGTTGCAGCATCAGCAGCAATTGCAACAACAattgcagcagcagcagcaacagcagcagcagcaccCACAACTGCAGCAACAATTGCAGCATCCATTGCAACAACag GTGCAACAGGGCACAGGTGGTCCGCCGACATCAGGTCTTCAAGGAGTCGGTGTGCCGGTCAATCAGCAGGGCATGTTCATGGCGCAGGGTGTCGCCGGTGGCAGAGCCACCGGATTCCCGGTAGGCGGTATGGGTAGCAGCGCCCTGCAAGGACCCTTGGCTTATCTGGAAAAAACAACGAGCAACATAGGGATGCCAGAGAGGCGGAGTTGA
- the MED28 gene encoding mediator of RNA polymerase II transcription subunit 28 isoform X1 has product MATPTNSNGNLVDEFEEAFQQCLSILTKDEGLGNNGTGASGGLTVDKDEGRAEMEQATMRFVDLARQMEAFFLQKRFLLSALKPELVVKEEIQELKIELARKEELIKRHNEKIAVWQNMLSDLQGWAQSPAQGPAPSGLPNANQSGQNQQAAGGSSNASIQQQQMLQHQQQLQQQLQQQQQQQQQHPQLQQQLQHPLQQQFIVMELDDDDKKDDKDKDKDKDENEDKDKDEDKDKNKNKDKDKDKDKDEDVDEIEIVDEIEIVDEIKIVDENEDENEIEIMDVDEDEDEDEDEDEIEIEIMDVDDNDNDNDNDNYDDGDNNYDDGE; this is encoded by the exons ATGGCGACGCCGACTAATAGTAACGGTAACCTCGTTGACGAATTCGAAGAAGCATTTCAG CAATGTTTAAGCATATTGACAAAGGACGAAGGTTTAGGCAACAATGGGACTGGCGCGTCTGGAGGTTTGACAGTGGATAAAGATGAAGGCCGCGCAGAAATGGAACAAGCCACTATGAGGTTTGTAGACCTAGCCAGGCAGATGGAAGCCTTTTTTCTGCAAAAGCGATTCCTGCTGTCCGCACTGAAGCCTGAGCTAGTTGTTAAAGAGGAAAttcaagaattaaaaatagaattggCCCGCAAAGAAGAGCTCATAAAAAGGCATAATGAGAAAATCGCTGTTTGGCAAAATATGTTGTCAGACTTACAAGGATGGGCACAGTCCCCTGCTCAAGGACCAGCACCCAGTG GATTACCCAATGCAAATCAAAGCGGACAGAACCAGCAGGCTGCAGGTGGCAGTAGTAATGCTTCAATACAGCAACAGCAAATGTTGCAGCATCAGCAGCAATTGCAACAACAattgcagcagcagcagcaacagcagcagcagcaccCACAACTGCAGCAACAATTGCAGCATCCATTGCAACAACag TTCATAGTAATGGAACTAGATGATGATGATAAGAAGGATGATAAGGATAAGGATAAGGATAAGGATGAGAATGAGGATAAGGATAAGGATGAGGATAAGGATAAGAATAAGAATAAGGATAAGGATAAGGATAAGGATAAGGATGAGGATGTGGATGAGATTGAGATTGTGGATGAGATTGAGATTGTGGATGAGATTAAGATTGTGGATGAGAATGAGGATGAGAATGAGATTGAGATTATGGATGTGGATGAGGATGAGGATGAGGATGAGGATGAGGATGAGATTGAGATTGAGATTATGGATGTggatgataatgataatgataatgataatgataattatgatgatggtgataataattatgatgatgGTGAATGA